A genomic window from Tolypothrix sp. PCC 7910 includes:
- a CDS encoding cytochrome P450, translating to MTLTHSLPDGPKLPRWQRLFKFVTQPVQYVEDFAKIYGDSFTVWSNGNNQMVYFSHPQALEEIFTADPSYFQTGGGNGMLRLLLGDNSLILIDGDRHQRQRQLLTPPFHGERMRAYGQDIREIAEQVSNEWQIGKPFNIRNSIQEITLRVILRVVFGLDEGPRFQQMRQMLSSVLDFISSPAMFGAFMFQFMRQDLGAWSPWGKVVRQLQKIDQLIYDLIAERRAESNQNRQDILSLMMAARYEDGQPMSDLELRDELMTLLVAGHETTASALTWAFYWIDQLPEVQEKLLQELDTLGFNPDASSIAKLPYLTAVCQETLRIYPIVMNGFFRLVKSPIEIMGYKLPVGTFIVPSIYLAHHREEVYPNSYQFRPERFLERQFSPYEYLPFGGGNRRCIGLAFAQYEMRIVLATILSHFQISLVNKRPVSPVRRGLTLSTPPGLRMIARPQVKRANSLITNS from the coding sequence ATGACACTCACTCACAGCTTACCTGATGGGCCAAAACTACCGCGTTGGCAACGGCTTTTCAAGTTTGTGACTCAACCAGTGCAATATGTAGAAGATTTTGCCAAAATCTACGGTGACTCCTTCACTGTTTGGAGTAATGGCAACAACCAGATGGTATATTTCAGCCATCCTCAAGCCTTAGAAGAGATTTTTACTGCCGATCCTAGTTATTTTCAAACTGGTGGGGGTAACGGGATGTTGCGATTGTTATTAGGCGATAATTCCTTAATTTTAATCGATGGCGATCGCCACCAACGCCAACGCCAACTATTAACCCCTCCCTTTCATGGCGAAAGAATGCGGGCTTACGGCCAAGATATTCGTGAAATCGCTGAGCAAGTAAGTAACGAATGGCAGATTGGCAAACCTTTCAATATCCGTAACTCCATACAAGAAATTACCTTGCGTGTGATTTTACGAGTAGTGTTTGGTTTAGATGAAGGGCCGCGTTTTCAACAAATGCGGCAAATGCTCAGTTCTGTGCTGGATTTCATCAGTTCTCCCGCAATGTTTGGAGCATTCATGTTTCAATTTATGCGACAAGATTTAGGTGCATGGAGTCCCTGGGGTAAAGTAGTTCGCCAACTGCAAAAAATTGACCAATTAATTTATGATTTGATTGCAGAACGTCGCGCTGAATCTAATCAAAATCGTCAAGATATCCTCAGTTTGATGATGGCTGCTCGTTATGAAGACGGGCAACCAATGTCAGATTTAGAATTACGTGATGAATTAATGACATTATTGGTTGCAGGACATGAAACTACTGCGTCTGCATTAACATGGGCTTTTTACTGGATTGATCAGTTACCAGAAGTGCAGGAAAAGTTACTACAAGAACTAGATACCTTGGGTTTCAATCCTGATGCCAGTAGTATTGCTAAGTTGCCCTATTTAACAGCAGTCTGTCAAGAAACATTGCGGATTTATCCAATTGTCATGAATGGATTTTTCCGTTTGGTAAAATCCCCAATTGAAATTATGGGCTACAAATTACCTGTAGGAACCTTCATTGTCCCCAGTATTTATTTAGCGCATCATCGCGAAGAAGTTTACCCAAATTCCTATCAATTTCGCCCAGAACGCTTTTTAGAAAGGCAATTTTCTCCATATGAATACTTACCATTTGGTGGCGGTAATCGTCGTTGTATCGGGTTAGCATTTGCCCAATATGAAATGAGAATTGTTTTAGCAACAATACTGTCCCATTTTCAAATTTCATTAGTAAATAAACGTCCTGTATCTCCTGTACGCCGTGGCTTAACTCTTTCCACACCCCCAGGATTGCGAATGATTGCCAGACCTCAAGTAAAGCGTGCAAATAGTTTAATTACTAATTCGTAA
- a CDS encoding ParA family protein, with the protein MPNIIAILNGKGGVGKTTTAVNLAANFAQKYNVILIDADIQGSASWWFGRNQNGMGFDLSQETNPQLLGDLRKLTGYDLVIVDTPPALHSEALATVVAIADYLVLPTPPAPMDLTVLIETVRKAVIPLGVPHRVLLTKVDPRSVGEAVEAQNTLTRLGIPACKTFIRAYKAHERAALEGVAITQWRGKHALEAQSDYRRVANELQLDWRNNG; encoded by the coding sequence GTGCCAAACATCATTGCTATACTCAACGGTAAAGGAGGTGTCGGTAAAACGACTACCGCAGTCAATCTGGCTGCTAACTTTGCCCAAAAATACAATGTGATTCTGATTGACGCAGATATTCAAGGTTCTGCCAGTTGGTGGTTTGGGCGCAATCAGAACGGTATGGGGTTTGATCTATCTCAAGAAACAAATCCGCAACTTTTAGGTGATTTAAGAAAGCTAACAGGTTACGATTTAGTAATAGTGGATACGCCTCCGGCGCTGCACTCTGAAGCATTGGCGACGGTAGTAGCGATCGCAGATTATCTCGTTTTACCCACACCACCAGCACCAATGGATCTAACCGTCTTAATTGAGACAGTCAGAAAAGCTGTCATTCCTTTGGGAGTTCCCCATCGGGTGCTGCTTACCAAAGTCGATCCGCGGAGTGTTGGGGAAGCAGTTGAGGCGCAAAACACTCTCACGCGATTAGGAATCCCCGCTTGTAAAACCTTTATCCGCGCCTATAAAGCGCATGAGAGAGCAGCACTAGAGGGTGTGGCGATTACTCAATGGCGAGGTAAACACGCACTGGAAGCACAGTCAGACTACCGTCGTGTAGCTAATGAATTACAGCTTGATTGGAGGAATAATGGTTAA
- a CDS encoding alpha/beta fold hydrolase yields the protein MFPSFLPTAVGQLQEPAAIALAQSIQSQAIATPLATQPINTTYVHQGSGGVPILLIHGFDSSVLEFRRLFPLLAAENETWAVDLLGFGFTERLSNINYSPTVIKTHLYYFWKTLINQPVILLGASMGGAAAIDFTLTYPEAVKKLVLMDSAGLQGGSPLSKFMFPPLDYLATEFLRNPKVRDRISRAAYKAQQLVTNDGVDCAALHLQMPNWSPALIAFTKSGGYRAFKFKKLAEIQQPTLILWGDSDKILGTKDAQRFKRAIPHSQLVWIQDCGHLPHLEQPQITAQNILEFGSDIHSQESEYRRMC from the coding sequence ATGTTTCCAAGTTTTTTACCTACAGCCGTTGGGCAATTACAAGAACCTGCTGCGATCGCACTTGCTCAAAGTATTCAATCTCAGGCGATCGCAACTCCCCTAGCTACTCAACCAATCAATACCACCTATGTACATCAAGGTAGTGGTGGTGTACCAATTTTATTAATTCATGGCTTTGATAGTTCAGTTTTAGAATTCCGGCGACTGTTCCCATTATTAGCCGCAGAAAATGAAACTTGGGCTGTGGATTTATTGGGTTTTGGTTTTACAGAAAGATTGTCTAATATTAACTATAGTCCCACAGTAATTAAAACCCATCTTTATTATTTTTGGAAAACCCTAATTAACCAACCTGTAATTTTGCTCGGTGCATCAATGGGGGGTGCAGCAGCAATTGACTTTACACTAACTTATCCTGAAGCGGTAAAAAAACTAGTATTAATGGATAGTGCCGGTTTGCAAGGTGGTTCACCTTTAAGCAAATTCATGTTTCCCCCTTTGGATTACTTAGCCACAGAATTTTTGCGTAATCCTAAAGTCCGCGATCGCATTTCTCGCGCAGCTTATAAAGCTCAACAACTGGTAACGAATGATGGTGTAGATTGCGCCGCCTTACACCTACAAATGCCAAACTGGAGTCCAGCTTTAATTGCCTTTACTAAAAGTGGTGGTTATCGCGCTTTTAAATTTAAAAAACTAGCAGAAATTCAGCAGCCGACATTAATTTTATGGGGTGATTCCGATAAGATTTTGGGTACTAAAGATGCTCAAAGATTTAAACGTGCAATTCCCCACAGTCAACTTGTATGGATACAAGATTGTGGACATCTTCCTCACCTAGAACAGCCACAAATCACTGCTCAAAATATTTTAGAATTTGGCAGCGATATCCATTCTCAAGAATCCGAATATCGTAGGATGTGTTAG
- a CDS encoding response regulator, which produces MTKRLLIVDDEPDIRRIIQVSLEEIAGWQVSTAESGSEALVTVKTGHWDAILLDISMPDMNGFDVFHKLQSDPVTQQIPIVLLTAKVQPSDRRRFAQMGVAGVIAKPFNPINISNEVAQTLGWELKP; this is translated from the coding sequence ATGACAAAACGCCTTTTAATTGTTGATGATGAACCTGATATTCGTCGTATTATCCAAGTATCGTTAGAAGAAATAGCAGGATGGCAAGTCAGCACAGCTGAGTCTGGTAGTGAAGCATTAGTCACAGTAAAAACAGGTCATTGGGATGCAATCCTGTTAGATATTTCTATGCCTGATATGAATGGATTTGATGTCTTTCACAAACTGCAATCTGACCCTGTTACACAACAGATTCCCATAGTACTGTTAACCGCAAAAGTACAACCGAGCGATCGCCGTCGTTTTGCCCAGATGGGTGTCGCTGGCGTGATTGCCAAACCTTTCAACCCCATTAATATATCTAACGAGGTAGCACAAACTTTAGGATGGGAATTGAAACCCTGA
- a CDS encoding PAS domain S-box protein: MFLLRPSLTKITLRWILVIPFVLQTIGAVGLVGYLSYHNGEQAVENLANQLIHEVSHHISDRLDIYLQTQQQAIAINAQAVQQKSVNPQDFQQLRNYLWQQITLSPLLGSSLFVNAQGEQIGYGRLQSQEIVEQAKNLTKEDLSIGTVFLSELQKSHLGKRKHYLVDSKGQAKKLVYTLEVDNRQLPWYLYAKMAKKQTWSPIFLHTVSPCLGIMALAPIYDRGGKFQGVFYSDVLLSEISTFLDNLHFSTSGKAFILERSGDLVATSTLELPYLSQGKGQLQRLPAVQSQDVQTRSLAQQILKKYGSFRHIDKNTQLSLEIDQKRHFVQISPYSDRYGLDWLVVTVVPASDFMQEIEANKSQTLILCCLTLFATIATGIFTASRITKPIVRLSQASQALAQGEWQQPLSEKIAIAELQLLTQSFNQTAQDLKKALERAKLALNESEDKFAKIFRNSPDFIHIISFETGCYVEVNDRFLEITGYSRAEVVDHTPLELGIAVKPEKLSQMCHLLQSEQRVYNFELELRTKSGEIKIGLISSEWIELEGKPYILSVFKDYTKRKQVELELKQVRDLREAIFHESADAIFLVEPPPNRRILDCNQRSVELFEVESKAQLIGIQGNILQKRQFTNEELAEIAIEIEQQGFWSREVEYLTNKGNSFWGNLAVKMIQVAGQSMYLVRVTDITDNKRIAAELQQSEARLQNLADASPVIIYTVVENKSGPGPVRYEYLSPAFEEIYEIPVVEALQNPAIIFNEIHPEDRLAYQQAIARSMAALQLFKYEWRIITPSGKIKWIQANSRPERRANGEIIWHGVAQDISDRKQLELALQASQAKLNDILNSVSAIITSIRVFPDRTWDITHVSAGCEFISGYTPAELRNNNLWISQIFPEDWQMMQEAVFANIFAEQTGTYEYRLYHKDGSICWISQTSSSRWDEAQKCWVVTAVSSDISERKQVEAALRESEEKFRRAFDDAAIGMALISPHGQFLQVNRSLCEMVGYSEAELLRLNSLEITHPDDISTNLAAATQVLKEKHRIYQLKQRYIHKNRSIIWILISVSLVRDQNRQPLYFVAQIQDISEQQAAQRERQQIDQMKDEFISVVSHELRTPLTAIHGALGMLGTGIFEKRPERAKEMLTIALNNCDRLVRLVNDILDLERLDSGKTQLIMETCQINTLMQQAVETVQVIATQAAINLEFTPLFVTITAAPDAIVQTLINLLSNAIKFSPANSTVWLTAELATAELNLKQTKFSITGPYILFSVKDQGRGIPTDKLETIFGRFQQVDVSDSRQKGGTGLGLAICKSIVQQHGGYIWVESVLAQGSTFYFTLPLSQRKLSKQN, from the coding sequence ATGTTTCTTCTACGTCCTTCCCTGACGAAAATTACTTTGCGGTGGATATTAGTGATTCCTTTTGTGTTGCAAACAATTGGAGCAGTTGGTCTGGTGGGTTATCTGTCTTATCACAACGGTGAGCAAGCGGTTGAAAATTTAGCTAATCAGCTGATACATGAAGTTAGCCACCACATTAGCGATCGCCTGGATATTTATTTGCAAACTCAGCAGCAAGCAATAGCGATTAACGCTCAAGCTGTACAGCAAAAAAGTGTTAACCCCCAAGATTTTCAGCAATTACGTAACTACTTGTGGCAGCAAATTACCCTATCTCCATTGCTGGGTAGTAGCCTCTTTGTCAATGCACAGGGCGAACAAATTGGTTACGGACGGCTTCAAAGTCAAGAGATAGTGGAACAAGCAAAAAATCTGACAAAAGAAGACTTATCGATTGGGACTGTTTTCTTGAGCGAACTGCAAAAGTCTCATTTAGGCAAACGGAAACATTATCTGGTTGACTCCAAAGGCCAAGCGAAAAAACTTGTATACACCCTAGAAGTTGATAATCGCCAGCTACCTTGGTATCTTTATGCCAAAATGGCTAAAAAACAAACTTGGTCGCCAATTTTTCTGCATACAGTAAGTCCTTGTTTAGGAATTATGGCGCTGGCTCCTATTTATGATCGCGGCGGTAAATTCCAAGGTGTATTTTATTCTGATGTATTGTTGTCAGAAATCAGCACTTTTTTAGATAATTTGCATTTCTCTACTTCAGGTAAAGCATTTATTCTGGAACGTTCTGGAGATTTGGTAGCGACTTCTACTTTAGAACTACCTTATTTATCTCAGGGAAAAGGTCAACTGCAAAGATTGCCAGCTGTGCAGAGTCAAGATGTACAAACGCGATCGCTTGCTCAACAAATCCTCAAAAAGTATGGTAGCTTCCGTCACATAGACAAAAATACCCAACTGAGTTTAGAGATTGACCAAAAACGGCATTTTGTTCAAATCTCTCCTTACAGCGATCGCTATGGCTTGGATTGGCTAGTGGTAACAGTGGTACCAGCATCCGATTTTATGCAAGAAATTGAGGCGAATAAATCTCAGACGCTGATCTTATGTTGCCTAACTTTATTTGCTACTATCGCTACTGGTATATTTACGGCAAGTAGGATTACCAAACCGATTGTGCGTCTCAGCCAAGCTAGTCAGGCTTTAGCCCAAGGAGAATGGCAGCAACCCCTATCAGAAAAAATTGCGATCGCAGAACTCCAGTTACTAACTCAATCTTTTAACCAGACAGCCCAAGACCTCAAAAAAGCCTTGGAACGCGCCAAATTAGCTCTGAATGAATCTGAAGACAAATTCGCCAAAATTTTCCGCAATAGCCCTGATTTTATTCATATTATTAGCTTCGAGACTGGCTGCTATGTCGAAGTAAATGATCGCTTTTTAGAAATAACTGGTTATTCCCGTGCTGAGGTGGTTGATCATACTCCTTTAGAACTGGGAATAGCAGTAAAACCGGAAAAACTCTCACAAATGTGCCACTTATTACAATCCGAGCAGCGTGTATACAATTTTGAGTTGGAATTGCGAACCAAATCAGGGGAAATCAAAATTGGCTTAATTTCTTCGGAATGGATTGAGTTAGAAGGCAAGCCTTACATCCTATCTGTGTTTAAAGACTACACAAAACGCAAACAGGTAGAACTAGAACTCAAACAAGTCCGAGATTTGCGAGAAGCAATTTTTCATGAATCTGCCGATGCTATCTTCTTGGTAGAACCACCCCCAAACAGAAGGATTCTGGATTGCAATCAGCGATCTGTGGAATTGTTTGAGGTAGAAAGTAAAGCCCAATTAATTGGCATTCAAGGAAATATTTTACAAAAACGGCAGTTCACAAACGAAGAACTAGCAGAGATTGCTATTGAAATCGAACAGCAGGGATTTTGGAGTCGGGAAGTGGAATACCTGACGAACAAGGGAAATTCCTTTTGGGGCAATTTAGCAGTCAAAATGATTCAGGTAGCAGGGCAATCCATGTATCTTGTCCGGGTTACAGATATTACTGATAACAAGCGCATCGCTGCCGAACTACAGCAGAGTGAAGCCAGACTTCAGAATTTGGCAGATGCTTCTCCAGTAATTATTTATACAGTAGTCGAAAATAAAAGTGGCCCCGGGCCTGTGAGGTATGAGTATCTTAGCCCGGCTTTTGAAGAAATTTATGAAATTCCAGTAGTAGAGGCGCTGCAAAATCCAGCAATTATTTTTAACGAGATTCATCCTGAGGATCGGTTGGCTTATCAGCAGGCGATCGCACGCAGTATGGCAGCGTTGCAACTGTTTAAATATGAATGGCGGATCATTACGCCTTCAGGCAAGATTAAATGGATTCAGGCAAATTCTCGTCCGGAAAGACGAGCAAACGGTGAGATTATTTGGCATGGAGTCGCGCAAGATATTAGCGATCGCAAACAACTAGAATTAGCACTGCAAGCTTCCCAAGCTAAACTCAACGATATCTTAAACAGCGTCAGCGCTATCATTACTAGTATACGCGTGTTTCCTGATCGCACCTGGGATATCACTCATGTCTCAGCGGGTTGCGAATTCATTTCTGGATACACACCAGCGGAACTCAGAAATAACAACCTTTGGATCAGCCAGATTTTCCCAGAAGATTGGCAAATGATGCAAGAGGCTGTCTTTGCTAACATTTTTGCTGAACAAACTGGGACTTATGAATATCGGCTGTACCACAAGGATGGGAGCATCTGTTGGATCTCTCAAACTTCGAGTTCTCGTTGGGATGAAGCCCAAAAATGTTGGGTTGTCACCGCCGTTTCTTCAGATATCAGCGAACGCAAACAAGTAGAAGCTGCACTGCGAGAAAGTGAAGAAAAATTCCGTCGCGCCTTTGATGATGCGGCGATTGGTATGGCTTTAATTTCCCCTCATGGGCAGTTTTTACAAGTCAATCGTTCCTTGTGTGAAATGGTAGGCTATAGCGAAGCAGAACTGTTAAGGCTAAATTCCCTAGAAATTACCCATCCCGATGATATTTCGACCAATTTAGCAGCCGCAACGCAAGTATTAAAAGAAAAACACCGCATATATCAACTAAAACAACGTTATATCCATAAAAACAGGTCTATTATCTGGATTCTCATCAGCGTCTCTTTGGTAAGAGATCAGAATCGTCAGCCTCTATACTTTGTTGCTCAAATTCAGGACATCAGCGAACAACAAGCTGCACAGCGCGAACGCCAGCAAATCGACCAAATGAAAGACGAGTTTATCTCTGTCGTCAGTCATGAACTTCGCACACCTTTAACAGCTATTCATGGCGCTTTGGGAATGCTAGGAACAGGAATTTTTGAAAAGCGCCCAGAACGCGCTAAAGAAATGCTTACCATCGCCTTGAATAACTGCGATCGCCTAGTGCGTCTAGTCAACGACATTCTTGACTTAGAACGTTTGGACTCTGGTAAAACTCAGTTAATCATGGAAACCTGCCAAATTAATACTTTAATGCAGCAAGCAGTGGAAACTGTGCAAGTTATCGCTACCCAAGCCGCAATTAACCTCGAATTCACCCCCTTGTTTGTTACCATTACTGCTGCACCCGATGCGATCGTTCAAACTCTCATCAACCTCCTCAGCAATGCGATCAAATTTTCTCCTGCCAACAGCACAGTTTGGCTCACCGCAGAGTTAGCAACTGCGGAATTAAACTTAAAACAAACAAAGTTCTCTATTACTGGCCCTTATATTCTCTTCTCTGTTAAAGATCAAGGGCGAGGTATTCCCACTGATAAATTAGAGACTATCTTCGGCAGGTTTCAACAAGTTGATGTCTCCGATTCTCGCCAAAAAGGAGGAACAGGGTTAGGCTTAGCAATCTGTAAAAGCATCGTCCAACAGCATGGCGGCTATATCTGGGTAGAAAGTGTTTTGGCGCAAGGAAGCACTTTTTATTTTACGTTGCCACTCAGTCAGCGAAAATTAAGTAAACAAAATTAA
- a CDS encoding carbon dioxide-concentrating mechanism protein CcmK — MPMAVGVIETLGFPSVLAAADAMVKSAAVTLVYYGQAESARLLVAVRGQVAEVRTAVEAGIAAGEQVKAGTVITHYIVPNPPENVETILPIHFTEESEPFRIF, encoded by the coding sequence ATGCCAATGGCGGTTGGCGTAATTGAAACTTTAGGTTTTCCTTCGGTCTTGGCAGCCGCAGATGCAATGGTTAAATCTGCGGCAGTCACACTAGTTTATTATGGTCAAGCGGAAAGTGCTCGCTTGTTAGTTGCAGTTCGGGGACAGGTTGCTGAAGTTAGAACAGCAGTAGAAGCAGGAATTGCAGCTGGAGAACAGGTAAAGGCTGGTACAGTTATCACCCATTACATAGTTCCCAATCCTCCAGAAAATGTGGAAACCATCCTTCCGATCCACTTTACTGAAGAATCTGAACCTTTCCGTATCTTCTAA
- a CDS encoding carbon dioxide-concentrating mechanism protein CcmK, producing MSLQAVGALETKGFPAVLAAADAMVKAGRVTLVGYIRVGSARFTVNIRGDVSEVKTAMAAGVEAAENVYGGTLESWVIIPRPHENVETVLPIGYTEAVQQYRESVENPIIRGNGR from the coding sequence ATGTCATTACAGGCAGTTGGAGCATTAGAAACTAAGGGTTTTCCTGCTGTTTTAGCCGCAGCGGATGCGATGGTAAAAGCCGGTCGAGTTACCCTTGTTGGTTATATCAGAGTAGGTAGCGCTCGTTTTACAGTTAATATTCGTGGCGATGTTTCGGAAGTTAAAACCGCGATGGCAGCTGGTGTGGAAGCAGCCGAAAATGTTTATGGTGGAACTTTGGAATCTTGGGTAATTATTCCTCGTCCCCATGAAAACGTTGAAACTGTTTTACCTATTGGCTATACAGAAGCAGTGCAACAATATCGAGAATCTGTAGAAAACCCCATCATCAGAGGCAACGGGCGATAA
- a CDS encoding GGDEF domain-containing response regulator: MNYERLEPDKKDILLIDDMADNLRVLSSLLTREGYNVRKALNWQMALTACQTVLPDLILLDIMMPEVDGYEVCQRLKAWDMTTNIPVIFISALDDVFDKIKAFQVGGVDYITKPFELQEVLVRVQNQLTLRAAQLEVIKLNIELEERVKQRTWELEKALQKLQGEVASRQQLQSKLLDLALHDSLTGLANRVLFIRRIEKALNQAKQNSNYQFALLYLDCDRFKVVNDSLGHLVGDELLLAIAHRIKISLREIDTLARLGGDEFGILLENPTDMNMVLEVAENILQQLSLPFKLTRYEVFMNASIGIAWGNKDYDIPEYLLRDADTAMYRAKALGRARYHVFDPVMYQEAIQLLELENDLRRAVARQEFIVYYQPIVSLYTGKIAGFEALVRWKHPIRGLIPPSDFIPVAEETGLINDINTWVLQSACQQLHLWENHPEITQPITMSVNLSARLFSQPNLIAQIDEILYETKVNPENLELEITESVIMENIHAVKTILQQLQERRIKLVMDDFGTGYSSLSYLHSFPLSALKIDKSFVKRMQENQEDMGLVPAMIGIADSMGMRTIAEGVETTEQLAQLRSLNCEFAQGFLFSQPIEQQSVIHLLTKAPQW; this comes from the coding sequence ATGAACTACGAGCGGTTAGAACCTGACAAAAAAGATATCTTGCTCATTGATGATATGGCAGATAATCTCCGAGTTTTATCCTCGCTCCTCACTAGAGAAGGATATAACGTACGTAAAGCTTTAAACTGGCAAATGGCTTTGACTGCTTGCCAAACTGTCTTGCCAGATTTAATATTGCTTGACATTATGATGCCGGAAGTTGATGGTTACGAAGTCTGCCAACGGTTGAAAGCATGGGATATGACTACAAATATTCCGGTAATTTTTATTAGTGCTTTAGATGATGTTTTCGATAAAATCAAAGCCTTTCAGGTAGGAGGTGTAGACTACATTACCAAACCTTTTGAACTGCAAGAAGTCTTAGTCCGCGTACAAAATCAACTGACCCTTAGAGCCGCACAACTAGAAGTAATCAAGCTCAACATTGAGCTAGAAGAAAGGGTAAAACAACGTACTTGGGAGCTAGAAAAAGCTTTACAAAAGCTCCAAGGAGAAGTCGCTTCTCGGCAACAATTACAAAGTAAACTGCTTGATTTAGCATTGCATGATTCGCTGACTGGGTTGGCTAACCGAGTTTTATTTATTAGGCGCATAGAGAAAGCTTTAAATCAGGCTAAACAAAACTCTAATTATCAATTTGCTCTTTTGTATTTAGACTGCGATCGCTTTAAAGTTGTCAATGATTCTTTAGGCCATTTAGTAGGCGATGAATTACTGTTAGCTATTGCTCATCGGATCAAAATATCTTTAAGAGAAATTGATACTCTAGCAAGATTAGGGGGCGATGAATTTGGTATTTTGCTAGAAAACCCCACAGATATGAATATGGTGCTGGAAGTTGCCGAAAATATTCTGCAGCAGCTATCACTGCCATTTAAACTTACTAGATATGAAGTATTTATGAATGCCAGTATCGGCATTGCTTGGGGCAATAAAGACTATGATATTCCCGAATATTTGCTCCGTGATGCTGACACAGCAATGTATCGCGCTAAGGCTTTGGGGAGAGCCAGATATCATGTTTTTGATCCTGTTATGTATCAAGAAGCCATCCAACTTCTAGAGCTAGAAAATGATTTACGCAGAGCTGTAGCTAGGCAAGAATTTATTGTTTACTATCAACCTATAGTTTCCCTCTATACAGGTAAAATAGCTGGTTTTGAAGCCCTAGTACGCTGGAAACATCCAATTCGCGGATTAATTCCGCCATCCGATTTTATTCCTGTGGCAGAAGAAACAGGGTTGATTAATGATATCAACACTTGGGTATTACAATCAGCCTGCCAACAACTACATTTATGGGAAAATCATCCTGAAATTACTCAACCTATTACTATGAGCGTCAATTTAAGTGCTAGGCTGTTTTCACAACCCAACTTAATTGCTCAAATTGATGAAATTCTTTATGAAACTAAAGTAAATCCAGAAAACTTAGAACTGGAAATTACAGAAAGCGTCATTATGGAGAATATTCATGCTGTGAAAACAATTCTCCAGCAATTACAAGAGCGCCGCATTAAATTAGTCATGGATGATTTTGGTACAGGTTATTCTTCTTTAAGTTACCTGCATAGCTTCCCGTTGAGTGCGCTAAAAATTGATAAATCATTTGTCAAACGGATGCAGGAAAATCAAGAAGACATGGGCTTAGTTCCTGCCATGATTGGGATTGCTGATTCAATGGGGATGAGAACGATCGCAGAAGGTGTGGAAACTACAGAACAGTTAGCCCAATTGAGAAGCTTAAACTGTGAATTCGCTCAAGGATTTCTGTTTTCTCAACCAATAGAACAGCAATCAGTCATCCATTTACTCACCAAAGCACCTCAATGGTAA